Below is a genomic region from Maridesulfovibrio ferrireducens.
TGATCGTTTGATCGTTGTCGATGAAAAAGGGCAGGTTCTTGACGGTGATCAGTTGATGGCAATGTGCGCTGCGGATCTTATGGAGCGCGGAAAACTTGCTAAAAACATGCTTGTTGCGACTGTTATGAGCAATATGGCTCTTGAAAATTTCATGAAGGATCATGGCGGCACTCTTCTTAGAACTCCTGTCGGGGATCGTTACGTTATGGAAGCGATGCGGCGTGAAGGAGCAATTCTCGGAGGCGAACAGTCAGGTCATCTTATTTTTAGAGAATACAGCACCACCGGTGATGGTTTACTTGCGGCTCTTCAGTTATTACGTATACTCTGCGAAAAGAACAGGCCGCTATCTGAACTTTCCGGGTTGTTGAAATTGTATCCTCAAGCTTTGAAAAATGTGCATGTTAATCGTAAGGTCCCTTTTGAAGAGGTTCCTGCTGTGCAAGAAGCTCTGAAAAAAGTTGAAAAAGAACTCGGTGATAGAGGGCGTGTCCTCTTGCGTTATTCAGGGACGGAATCTGTAGCCAGAGTTATGGTTGAAGCAGAAGACAGTTCTAAGGTTGAACTTTATACTTCTGAACTTGCAGAAGTTTTAGAAAAGCATTTACGTTAATTTATTTGTTTGGTGTAAAAATATTACACTGAATATATTCAAGGAGTCCGATCAATGGTCATCAAAAAAGTTATTATTCCGGTTGCTGGTTGGGGCACAAGATCATTGCCTGCCACTAAAAATATTCCTAAGGAAATGCTCCCGATTTTCAGGAAGCCAGTTATACAGCATGTTGTTGAAGAAGCTATGACCAGCGGACTCACTGATGTTGTATTTATTACCAACCAGAATAAAAAAATCATCGAAGATCATTTTGATTATAACTTAAGCCTTGAAGACGTGCTTAAGCGGGCCGGTAAAACTGAGATTTTAGCTGAGTGTCGAAAAGTTGCTGAAATGGTTAATATCATTTCCGTTCGTCAGAAAAAACAGCTTGGGCTTGGACATGCCGTTCTTTGCGCAAAAGAAGTCTGCAAGAATGATCCGTTTGCCGTAATGGTTGGTGATGACCTTATGTTCGGTATGGAACCGGGCATTAAGCAGCTTATTGATGCCGCAAGAACTGAAAATATGGCTGTTGTCGGGGTTATCGAAGTCCCTGAAAATAAAGTCAATCGTTATGGTATTATTCAGGGTGAAGAGTTTGCTCCGGGGATGTACAGAGTTCGCAGTCTTGTTGAAAAGCCTCCTCTCGGTCAAGCTCCGTCTCGATTGGCAATAGTTGGGCGTTATGTCTTGCTGCCTGAGATTTTTGATCATCTTGAAAATCTTGAACCGGGTGTAGGCGGAGAAATTCAGCTTACCGATGCTTTGCAGTGCCTTGCTCAGGATAATAAACTTTTGGCCGTGAAGTTGCGGGGACAAAGATTTGACGCCGGCGACTGGGTCGATTATCTTACTGCTAATATCTATTTTGCTCTTCAGGACGAAAGTTTGCGTGATGATTTAGTAAAGAGCTTGCGGGAGCTTTTGTCTTGTTCGTAAAAAAAATATCAGTTTTAATGTTTACATTGGTCCTTGCCGTAAGCCTGCTTTGGTGCAGTTCGGCAAGGGCTTTTTTTCCGTCCGACACAGCTATAGATGAGGCATTGTATAAAAAATACGGTGCGTTAACATCTTACGAGGCTGTTATTACTTTCCCATCTGAGCCGGGAACAACGCTTACGATCCTTCGCGGGGATAATCATTGGAAACAGACTTTCGAATGTAATTCTGACGGGAATGGAACTATTACCGCAAAGTCTGTCGGTCAATATTTTAAGACAGAAGCTCAGTGTCCTGTTGAAGGTAATCTTCCGGTTTCACTTTTACAGCTATGGATTCCAGATGATCCGACAAGTGAGTGGATAAGTCTCGGCGTGACCAATTCTTCCAGAAGTTATGGTTTTACCGATGACTCTCCTTCTTTTGTTTTCGGAGCAGAGCCGGGAGATGATTCTTCTCCACAAGTCTTTCTTAATAATGAAAATTTCGCTCCTTTGAAGATTGTACTTGGTTCTTCAAAAGCAATTACCTTCGGCACATATACAAAATTTGCCGGTTTTATACTTCCTCACTCAGGTTCACTGATAGCTGGAGAAGAAACCGTTGACTTTAAAATTGAATGGCGTGGAGTTCGAAGAAAAATTTCTCCGGCTGTTTTTTCCGTCGCCGCGATTAAAAAAGATGCGAGTTGTGGTAAACCAAGTGGTTTTGTTTTTGATGTTTTGAAAAAATGTCTCAGCCTTAAACCGTAGTCGGAACAGAAATGTCTATACTCTGGCAGGCCTGCCTCGCCAGTCCGCCTTATTCAATTTATACTTATTCAGCGCCCGCGGATCTTCCTGAACTTCATGAAGGTCAGCGTGTGCTTGTTCCGCTTGGAAAATCAATCAGAGTTGCTTTTCTAATCGAAATACAGCCTATTCCTCCTGAAAATATTGAACTTAAATCAATAATTTGGCCTCTTGAAAAGAAGCCTCTTCTAAATTTAACTCATTTTCTATTATACAGAAATATTGCTTCCAGACAATTGCAGCCACTTGGTAAAGTTTTAGAAAACGTTGTTCCTAAACGATTTAGAAGTGCTAAGTTGTCGTTCAAAATAGCAGACCGAGATTTTCCCACACGTTTGAAGGGTGTAGATCTCGCGAGCATGCCATTCGAATCCAGAATGAAACTTGTTCACATCTATAATGATGGAAGGATGAAAGTTTGTCTGCCGTCGTCTCTTGAAAAGGAAGAATATGTAAGTCTGACTACCGATCCTCCGTGGCCTGTCCGTCCTAATGCCGCACGACAGTTGCAGGTTTTAGAATATATTTATGAAAATGGACCTCGTGAAAAAGGTTTTTTAAAAATAGTTATGGGCGATTGGACGACAGGAGTTATCAATAAACTTCAGTCAGATTTGCTTTTGAAAGTGGGACCGCCTCCCGAAGAGGAACGTAATCCTGCTGAAAAATGTACGGTTACTTCTGCAGATTGGGCGTTTATTCCTACCGAACAGCAGAAGTCAGCTATTGAAGAGATTGAATCTGCACTGGATAGTGACAAGCTTGAAGTTAAGCTTCTGCATGGAATCACCGGAAGTGGTAAAACACTTGTGTATATGACTGCCGCTCGTAAATGTCTGGAACAGGGGCGTTCTGCTGTAGTTCTGGTGCCCGAAATTGCACTTGCCTATTCGCTTTGGAATAGTATTTGTCCTTTATTTCCAGATGTAGAAAAATATTTGTATCACGGATATCAGACCCCTGTGCGCAAAGAGGCTATTTTTCGTGCTGTTTCTGGATCGCAGAATCCTGTTTTAATAATAGGCACAAGATCGTCGTTGTTCTTGCCCGTTCAGAATCCCGGTTTGTTTATCGTGGATGAAGAGCATGACGAATCCTATAAACAAGAAGAGCGTCTTCCGTATCAAGCTAAAGAAGTTGCATATTTCCTTGCCCAAAAAACAAAAAGCTTACTGATATTAGGTTCAGCAACTCCAGACTTAAAGACTTTTTATGCAGCCCGGCAGGGCGCATTTAAGATGATTTCTATGGAGAGCCGGGTTGGGAAAAGTGTGCTGCCGGAAGTGCGGGTTGTTGACACCAGCGCGATTAAGAATCCGGAACAACCATTCGCTTTAGAAACGGAAACTCGTTTAAAGGAAGTTGTGGAAAGAGGCGAACAAGCTGTAATTATGCTTAATCGTCGTGGTTTTTCGCCTCTGATTTATTGCACAGATTGTGAAGAACCAATCAAATGTCCTCATTGTAATGTCAGCATGACATATCATAAGGGCAGAGAAAAACTTATCTGTCATTATTGCGGAAATGTTCATCGTTTTCCGCTTCCTTGTCCTATGTGCGGAGGTAGTCATCTACTCCCTTTGGGTGGTGGAACAGAAAGACTTGAAGAACAGGTCGCAAAAGCTTTGCCGCCGGAAACTAAAATTTTACGAATGGACAGGGATAGTACTCGCAGAAAGGAGCGGCTTGAGGAGATTCTCAAGAGCTTTGCCAGAGGTGATGCTCAGGTTCTGGTTGGAACGCAGATGCTGTCGAAAGGACATAACTTTCCAGGGGTCACTCTTGTTGTTGTTTCTGAGGGAGATCTTGGTCTTAATCTACCGGACTATAGATCTGCTGAGCGGACATTTCAGTTGTTGGTTCAGGTTTCTGGCAGGGCGGGTAGAGGTGATAAACCCGGTGAAGTAATTATTCAAACCAGAAATCCTGAAAATCCGATTTGGAGTTCTGTTACTTCAGCTGATTATAATACTTTTTTTGAGCGGGAAATTGAGAAGAGGCGAAAATTCAGATATCCGCCGTTCACGAAATTAGCATTGATCAGAATCAGTCATCCGCTTAATTGGGATGGAGAGGATTTGTGTCCTCCATTTTTTAATCAGACTAGAGAGGCGGCTACTAAAATCGGCCTGATGGCTATGGGGCCGGTTCCTGCACCGTTGTCTCAGCTTAAAGGGCGCAGGCGTTTTAATTGTCTGATTAAGTCGGAAGACTGGGTTAAAACCCGTGACCTGTATGCTGAAATGATGAGAAAGAATCCAGATAAAAAGAATATACGAATTACTCTCGATCTTGATCCTGTTAATATGCTTTAAT
It encodes:
- the priA gene encoding replication restart helicase PriA, which encodes MSILWQACLASPPYSIYTYSAPADLPELHEGQRVLVPLGKSIRVAFLIEIQPIPPENIELKSIIWPLEKKPLLNLTHFLLYRNIASRQLQPLGKVLENVVPKRFRSAKLSFKIADRDFPTRLKGVDLASMPFESRMKLVHIYNDGRMKVCLPSSLEKEEYVSLTTDPPWPVRPNAARQLQVLEYIYENGPREKGFLKIVMGDWTTGVINKLQSDLLLKVGPPPEEERNPAEKCTVTSADWAFIPTEQQKSAIEEIESALDSDKLEVKLLHGITGSGKTLVYMTAARKCLEQGRSAVVLVPEIALAYSLWNSICPLFPDVEKYLYHGYQTPVRKEAIFRAVSGSQNPVLIIGTRSSLFLPVQNPGLFIVDEEHDESYKQEERLPYQAKEVAYFLAQKTKSLLILGSATPDLKTFYAARQGAFKMISMESRVGKSVLPEVRVVDTSAIKNPEQPFALETETRLKEVVERGEQAVIMLNRRGFSPLIYCTDCEEPIKCPHCNVSMTYHKGREKLICHYCGNVHRFPLPCPMCGGSHLLPLGGGTERLEEQVAKALPPETKILRMDRDSTRRKERLEEILKSFARGDAQVLVGTQMLSKGHNFPGVTLVVVSEGDLGLNLPDYRSAERTFQLLVQVSGRAGRGDKPGEVIIQTRNPENPIWSSVTSADYNTFFEREIEKRRKFRYPPFTKLALIRISHPLNWDGEDLCPPFFNQTREAATKIGLMAMGPVPAPLSQLKGRRRFNCLIKSEDWVKTRDLYAEMMRKNPDKKNIRITLDLDPVNML
- the galU gene encoding UTP--glucose-1-phosphate uridylyltransferase GalU codes for the protein MVIKKVIIPVAGWGTRSLPATKNIPKEMLPIFRKPVIQHVVEEAMTSGLTDVVFITNQNKKIIEDHFDYNLSLEDVLKRAGKTEILAECRKVAEMVNIISVRQKKQLGLGHAVLCAKEVCKNDPFAVMVGDDLMFGMEPGIKQLIDAARTENMAVVGVIEVPENKVNRYGIIQGEEFAPGMYRVRSLVEKPPLGQAPSRLAIVGRYVLLPEIFDHLENLEPGVGGEIQLTDALQCLAQDNKLLAVKLRGQRFDAGDWVDYLTANIYFALQDESLRDDLVKSLRELLSCS